The genomic interval TCAGCGACGGACCGTCATAAGCCTCGGCCTCCTTGATCGCGTTGAGGTACTGGTTGTGGTTGGCCCCCATCGCCACCTGTGCGACGTAGACGTAGCCGTAGGTCATTGCCATTGCGCCGAGATCTTTCTTGCGGACGCGCTTGCCGGCCGATGCGAACTTGGCGACCGCGCCGATCGGCGTGCTCTTGGACGACTGTCCGCCCGTATTCGAGTAGACCTCCGTATCCAGTACGAGGATATTGACATTCATCCCCGATGCGATCACATGGTCCAGACCGCCGAAACCGATGTCGTACGCCCAGCCGTCGCCTCCGAAGATCCAAGTCGATTTTTTGATCAGGTAGTGCTTCATTGCGAGGATCTGCTTGCAGACGTCGCAACCGCAGGCTTCCATCATCGGGATCAGGCGGGATGCTACCTCCTTGGTCGCCTCGGCGTCGTTCATCTTGTCGAGCCATTCCCGCATTACGCCTTTCAGCTCGTCGGAACATCCGGTATTGCCTTCGATGGCTTCCTTCATCAGCACGATCAGTCGTTCGCGCAGTTTCTCGATGCCGACGTGAATGCCCAAGCCGAACTCGGCGTTGTCCTCGAACAGCGAGTTGGCCCATGCCGGCCCGAAGCCTTTCTCGTTGGCGCAGTAGGGCGACGAGGGAGCCGATCCGCCGTAGATCGACGAGCAGCCCGTCGCGTTGGCGATCACCATGCGGTCGCCGTAGAGCTGCGTGATCGCCTTGATGTATGGCGTTTCGCCGCAGCCGGCGCACGCTCCGGAGAACTCGAACAGCGGCCGGGAGAACTGGCTGTTCTTGACGGTTTTCGTTTTGTCGACCACGGTATCCTTGTAGCCGACCTGGTTGTGCATGTATTCCCAGCGCTCGGCCTCGCCCTTGTCGAGCTGGCTTTCGAGCGGCTTCATCAGCAGAGCCTTGGTCGGGGCCGGGCAGACGTTCGCGCAGTTGCCGCAGCCCGTACAGTCGAGCGGCGATACCTGAATCTTGAACCGATAGGCTTTCGTCGCTCCGACGCCTTGTTTGGTTTCGGTGCCTGCCGGCGCGGCGGCGGCTTCCTCCTCGGTGAGCAGGAACGGACGGATCGCGGCATGCGGGCAGACGTAGGCGCATTGGTTGCACTGGATACAGTTCTCGGCCTGCCATTCGGGAACGTTCACCGCGACACCCCGCTTCTCGTATTGCGAAGTGCCGGCGTCCCACGTACCGTCCTCACGGCCGTCGAACGCGCTGACGGGCAGGTCGTCGCCCCGCAGGGCCTCGATCGGCTCGACGATGTTGCGGACGAATTCCGGCACGTCGCGTCCGACGGCCGGAGCCGGGTTCAGCGAGGCCCACTGCTGCGGGACTTCCACCTTGGTTACGTCGCCGCCCTTTTCGACGGCGGCGTAGTTCATGTTGACGATCTCTTCGCCCTTCTTGCCGTAGGACTTGTAGATCGCCTTCTTCATCTCTTCCTTGGCCGTCTCGTACGGAATCACGCCGGTCACCTTGAAGAAAGCGCTCTGCATGATCGTATTGGTCCGGCTGCCGAGTCCGATCTCGGCGGCGATCTTCGTCGCGTTGATGATGTAGAAGTTGATATGGTGCTCGGCCATATATTTCTTCATCGCATCGGGCAGATGCTCCTTGGTCGTCTCGGCGTCCCACACGCTGTTGAGCAGGAACGTGCCTCCGTCCTTGAGCCCCTTGAGCAGGTCGTACTTGCCCAGATACGACGGAACGTGGCAGGCCACGAAGTCGGGCGTGTTGACCAGATAGGGCGAGCGGATCGGCTTGTCGCCGAAGCGCAAGTGCGAGGCCGTGTAGCCGCCCGACTTCTTCGAGTCGTACGCGAAGTAGGCCTGGCAGTATTTGTCGGTCGTGTTGCCGATGATCTTGATCGAGTTCTTGTTGGCGCCCACCGTGCCGTCGGCGCCCAAGCCGATGAAGCGGGCCTCGAACGTGCCGGCGTTGTCGAGATGCAGCTCCGGTCCTACGGGCAGAGAGGTGAAAGTCACGTCGTCGACGATGCCCACCGTGAAGTGGTCCTTCGGCTCGTTGGCCTTCAGGTTCTCGTAGACGGCCAGCATCTGGGCCGGGGTCGTGTCCTTCGACGAAAGGCCGTAGCGTCCGCCGACGATCAGCGGAGCGTTTTCGCGGCCGTAGAATACCTCCTTGATATCCAGATACAGCGGCTCGCCGTTGGCTCCGGGTTCTTTCGTGCGGTCGAGCACGCAGATTCTCTTGACCGAAGCGGGCAGCACGTCGAACAGGTACTTCGGCGAGAACGGACGGTAGAGGTGAACGGTGACGAGACCTGCCTTTTCGCCCTTGCTGCGCATGTAATCGATCGTTTCCTTGATCGTTTCGTTCACGGAGCCCATGGCTACGATGACGTTTTCGGCATCCGGGTCGCCGTAGTAGGTGAACGGCTTGTACTCGCGTCCGGTGATCGCGCTGATCTGCTTCATCGCGTCGGCCACCATGTCGGGTATGGCGTTGTAGAACTTGTTCGAGGCCTCGCGGGTCTGGAAGTAGATGTCGGAGTTCTGAGCCGTGCCGCGCGTGACGGGGTTCTCCGGATTGAGCGCGCGCTTGCGGAAAGCGTCCAGCGCTTTACGGTCGAGCAGGCCAGCGAGCGCTTGCTCGTCGATCATCTCGATTTTCTGAATTTCGTGCGAGGTGCGGAATCCGTCGAAGAAGTGCAGGAACGGAACGCGCGAGCGGATCGCCACCAGATGGGCGACGCCGGCCAGGTCCATCACTTCCTGTACGCTGCTCGTCGCCAGCATGGCGAAACCGGTCTGGCGGGTGGCCATCACGTCCTGATGGTCGCCGAAGATCGACAGCGACTGCGCGGCCAGTGCGCGGGCCGAAACGTGGAACACGCCCGGCAGCAGCTCGCCGGATATCTTGTACATGTTCGGAATCATCAGCAGCAGTCCCTGCGAGGCCGTGAACGTCGTAGTCAGCGCGCCGCTCTGCAGCGAGCCGTGCACCGCTCCGGCGGCTCCGGCCTCCGACTGCATTTCGACAACCTTGACCGTTTCGCCGAAAATGTTCTTGCGGCCGCTGGCCGCCCACTCGTCGACGTACTCCGCCATGGTGGACGACGGTGTGATCGGATAGATCGCAGCCACTTCGCTGAACATGTATGCGATGTGGGCCGCCGCGTAGTTTCCGTCACAAGTAATGAATTTTTTCTGTGCCATCTTCGTAAGTAAGATTTTGGAAATTCCTATTGATTTTTCCCTTCGCTCAATTTTGCGCAAATATACGGCGATTATTTTAAAACGGGTAATTTTCCACTTTTTTCATTATGATTTGTCAAAATTTATATTATTTTTGCCCGCCGACCGGAAGGGGTGCAGCAATGATGCCGGCCCTCGTACGGGAAGGACGATTGACTGGTTTCGCTATGCGCTATCTGGGCCGTTTGGTGGCATATCTGGCCGTTTTTTTCATCACGTTCTCGCTCGGCTACACGCTGTTGTTGCGGTGGGTTCCGGTGACGCTCACGCCGCTCAAGGCGATCCGTCTGGCGGAGCATCTGCCCGAGGAGGGGCTTCGGGTGCGCTCGAACTGGGTTCCGCTGCGGAAGGTGGCCATGCCGATGGTGCGCGCCGTGATCGCCACCGAGGACAACCATTTCCTCTCGCACCGGGGATTCGACTGGGACGCGATCGACCGGGCGCTCGACGAGAACCGCGAGGGAAAGCGGCTGCGGGGCGGCAGTACGATCTCGCAGCAGACGGCCAAGAACGTGTTTTGCCTGCCTGCCCGCACATGGCTGCGCAAAGGGGTCGAGGCGTGGTTCACCGTACTGATCGAGACTTTCTGGAGCAAGCGGCGGATCATGGAGGTTTATCTGAATGTCATAGAAACGGGCCGCAACATGTACGGAGTCGAGGCTCCGGCCCGCGGCGTGTACGGCAAGACTGCCGCCGAGCTGAACGCCTACGAGGCCTCG from Alistipes ihumii AP11 carries:
- the mtgA gene encoding monofunctional biosynthetic peptidoglycan transglycosylase, which encodes MTGFAMRYLGRLVAYLAVFFITFSLGYTLLLRWVPVTLTPLKAIRLAEHLPEEGLRVRSNWVPLRKVAMPMVRAVIATEDNHFLSHRGFDWDAIDRALDENREGKRLRGGSTISQQTAKNVFCLPARTWLRKGVEAWFTVLIETFWSKRRIMEVYLNVIETGRNMYGVEAPARGVYGKTAAELNAYEASMIATVLPNPLRRDMAAPSGYMVRRAAQVRSLMGKLGPIEFDRPEGGKDKD
- the nifJ gene encoding pyruvate:ferredoxin (flavodoxin) oxidoreductase encodes the protein MAQKKFITCDGNYAAAHIAYMFSEVAAIYPITPSSTMAEYVDEWAASGRKNIFGETVKVVEMQSEAGAAGAVHGSLQSGALTTTFTASQGLLLMIPNMYKISGELLPGVFHVSARALAAQSLSIFGDHQDVMATRQTGFAMLATSSVQEVMDLAGVAHLVAIRSRVPFLHFFDGFRTSHEIQKIEMIDEQALAGLLDRKALDAFRKRALNPENPVTRGTAQNSDIYFQTREASNKFYNAIPDMVADAMKQISAITGREYKPFTYYGDPDAENVIVAMGSVNETIKETIDYMRSKGEKAGLVTVHLYRPFSPKYLFDVLPASVKRICVLDRTKEPGANGEPLYLDIKEVFYGRENAPLIVGGRYGLSSKDTTPAQMLAVYENLKANEPKDHFTVGIVDDVTFTSLPVGPELHLDNAGTFEARFIGLGADGTVGANKNSIKIIGNTTDKYCQAYFAYDSKKSGGYTASHLRFGDKPIRSPYLVNTPDFVACHVPSYLGKYDLLKGLKDGGTFLLNSVWDAETTKEHLPDAMKKYMAEHHINFYIINATKIAAEIGLGSRTNTIMQSAFFKVTGVIPYETAKEEMKKAIYKSYGKKGEEIVNMNYAAVEKGGDVTKVEVPQQWASLNPAPAVGRDVPEFVRNIVEPIEALRGDDLPVSAFDGREDGTWDAGTSQYEKRGVAVNVPEWQAENCIQCNQCAYVCPHAAIRPFLLTEEEAAAAPAGTETKQGVGATKAYRFKIQVSPLDCTGCGNCANVCPAPTKALLMKPLESQLDKGEAERWEYMHNQVGYKDTVVDKTKTVKNSQFSRPLFEFSGACAGCGETPYIKAITQLYGDRMVIANATGCSSIYGGSAPSSPYCANEKGFGPAWANSLFEDNAEFGLGIHVGIEKLRERLIVLMKEAIEGNTGCSDELKGVMREWLDKMNDAEATKEVASRLIPMMEACGCDVCKQILAMKHYLIKKSTWIFGGDGWAYDIGFGGLDHVIASGMNVNILVLDTEVYSNTGGQSSKSTPIGAVAKFASAGKRVRKKDLGAMAMTYGYVYVAQVAMGANHNQYLNAIKEAEAYDGPSLIIAYAPCINHGIKGGMGKSQLTEKEAVECGYWHLWRFNPALEAQGKNPFSLDSKEPDWSKFQQFIHSEVRYTSLLKSFPDEAKELFAASEKNAQWRYETYKRYAAMDYSDTVEEK